The Coffea arabica cultivar ET-39 chromosome 1e, Coffea Arabica ET-39 HiFi, whole genome shotgun sequence genome has a window encoding:
- the LOC113689416 gene encoding aluminum-activated malate transporter 2, translating into MEMGSGNNEKAGILTRGWRWVKDLPKNSFAKGVEIARQTKKIGQDDPRRVIHSLKLGLALTLVSLFYYFQPLYKNFGVSAMWAVMTVVVVFEFSVGATIGKGLNRGLATFIAGALGVGAHYLASMTGKVGEPIFIGLFVFLQAAVTTFIRFFPKVKARYDYGLVIFILTFSLVSISGFRTDEILDLAHKRLSTIFVGASTCVIVSIFVCPVWAGEDLHNLVADHLEKLGNFLEGFGEEYFAGSVEAEFKDNKSFLVGYKSVLNSKTTEENQANLARWEPGHGKFMYLHPWEQYLKIGALTRKCACRIEALNSYLNSEIKAPEEVFQKVQEICTIMSKESGQALKELSLAIRTMTKPSSPNRHIVNSTTAAQNLESLLKSGSWEGINLRQLISVAAVASLLIDIVISVEDIAESVTELATLAKFQSPELNVPESKIPSNAGISTKQLQVQDCPRVIISINLTPATHEVHQSQFQDSNQEAKQNVQV; encoded by the exons ATGGAAATGGGGTCTGGAAACAACGAGAAAGCCGGCATTTTGACGAGGGGATGGCGGTGGGTGAAGGATTTACCTAAGAATTCATTTGCAAAAGGTGTAGAAATTGCTAGACAAACAAAGAAGATTGGCCAAGATGACCCTAGAAGAGTGATCCATTCCCTTAAACTAGGACTAGCACTCACATTAGTTTCATTGTTCTACTACTTTCAGCCACTTTacaaaaattttggtgtctccGCAATGTGGGCTGTGATGACTGTAGTGGTTGTTTTTGAATTCTCTGTAG GTGCAACAATCGGCAAAGGATTAAATAGAGGACTAGCAACGTTTATAGCTGGTGCTTTAGGTGTTGGAGCACATTACTTGGCCAGCATGACAGGGAAAGTAGGCGAGCCGATATTCATTGGGCTATTTGTGTTCCTCCAAG CTGCTGTAACTACATTTATTCGATTCTTTCCCAAAGTGAAGGCCAGATATGACTACGGATTGGTGATTTTCATCTTGACATTCAGTCTTGTGTCCATATCCGGCTTTCGAACTgatgaaatacttgatttggCGCATAAAAGATTATCTACCATATTTGTTGGTGCGTCCACCTGTGTGATTGTTTCGATTTTCGTTTGTCCTGTATGGGCCGGTGAAGATCTTCACAATCTCGTAGCTGATCATCTTGAGAAACTTGGAAATTTCTTAGAAG GCTTTGGAGAAGAATACTTTGCAGGATCAGTGGAGGCAGAGTTTAAGGATAACAAGTCTTTTCTGGTTGGCTATAAAAGTGTTCTTAATTCCAAAACCACTGAAGAAAACCAA GCTAATTTGGCAAGATGGGAACCCGGTCATGGAAAGTTCATGTATCTCCATCCCTGGGAGCAGTACCTGAAAATTGGAGCTCTGACTCGAAAATGTGCCTGCAGAATTGAAGCTCTTAACAGCTACCTGAATTCTGAGATCAAA GCACCAGAAGAGGTCTTTCAGAAAGTCCAGGAGATATGTACAATAATGAGCAAAGAATCAGGTCAAGCACTCAAAGAATTGTCATTGGCAATCAGAACAATGACAAAGCCATCCTCTCCTAATCGTCACATTGTAAACTCGACAACAGCAGCCCAGAACCTCGAATCCTTACTCAAGTCAGGCTCATGGGAAGGCATTAACCTTCGACAGCTAATATCAGTAGCAGCAGTTGCATCTCTGTTAATTGATATAGTCATCTCTGTGGAGGATATTGCTGAGTCTGTTACTGAGCTTGCAACACTTGCAAAATTCCAGAGTCCAGAACTGAATGTCCCAGAAAGCAAAATACCATCAAATGCAGGCATCAGTACTAAACAGCTTCAAGTCCAAGATTGTCCTCGTGTCATTATTTCCATTAATCTAACTCCAGCCACTCATGAAGTCCACCAATCCCAGTTTCAAGATTCGAATCAAGAAGCCAAGCAAAATGTCCAAGTGtaa